From the genome of Candidatus Flexicrinis proximus:
GCAGGGTCTGCTCGTAAGCGGCGGCAGCATGGCCAACCTGACCGCGCTTTCCGTCATGCGCCATGTCATGAGCGAAAACAATGTCCGCCAGAACGGCATGACCGCCGAGCCGCGCCAGATGGTCGTCTACACCTCCGCGCACGGTCACTCGTGCATCGAGAAGGCCGTCCACATGCTCGGCATCGGCGCGAAGAACCTGCGTATCATCCCACTCGACGACCAGTACCGCATGGATGTCGATAAGCTCCGCGCCGCCATCGCCATTGATCGCGAAGCCGGCCTCTATCCCGTCTGCGTCGCCGCCAGCGCCGGCACCACCAACACCGGCGCCATCGACAAGCTCGACGAGATCGCCGACCTCTGCCAGGCCGAAGGCCTCTGGTTCCACATTGACGGCGCCTATGGCGGCTTCGGCATCATGTCCGAGCAGGCCGGCCACATGTACAGCGGCATGGAGCGCGCCGACAGCATCGCCGTCGACCCGCACAAGTGGCTCTATATCCCCGTCGAGTGCGGCTGCGTCTTCATCCGCAACGGCCAGGCCATGCGCGACACCTTCAGCCTCGTCCCGGCCTACCTGCAGGAAGACCGCGCCGAACCGTGGTTCAGCGAATACGGCATCCAGCAGACCCGCGGCTTCCGCGCCCTCAAAGTTTGGTTGACCATTCAGCACTTTGGGCTCGACGGCTACCGCGAGATGATCTCCAACGACATCCGCACCGCCCACGAACTCCGCCGCAAGCTCAATGCCCGCGACGACTACGAGATCGTGACCGACGGCCCGCTCAGCGTCACCTGCTTCCGCTATAAGCCCAATGGGGTGCCTGAGGAAA
Proteins encoded in this window:
- a CDS encoding aspartate aminotransferase family protein translates to MDGLDPERFRALGYRAIDLIAEQLANLPDGPTRRPVPKNIRHSLEDQPIPEHGADPFDLLERVNDEVLAYPMGNPSPRFFAWVNSTPSHIGILGDMFAAAMSPSAAGGDQAATYVERAALTWIKDMLGFPQDAQGLLVSGGSMANLTALSVMRHVMSENNVRQNGMTAEPRQMVVYTSAHGHSCIEKAVHMLGIGAKNLRIIPLDDQYRMDVDKLRAAIAIDREAGLYPVCVAASAGTTNTGAIDKLDEIADLCQAEGLWFHIDGAYGGFGIMSEQAGHMYSGMERADSIAVDPHKWLYIPVECGCVFIRNGQAMRDTFSLVPAYLQEDRAEPWFSEYGIQQTRGFRALKVWLTIQHFGLDGYREMISNDIRTAHELRRKLNARDDYEIVTDGPLSVTCFRYKPNGVPEEMLDTLQRQVVEWTNASARAFITTTMIDGKCVIRACHVNFRTTLDDLDVLLDTIVEAAHHVPVMQQLETYAVA